The stretch of DNA taattttttccattctcctcttctgtactttcttctctcttaactttttctcttctctcctctctttatcATTCTCTTTGTCTCTACTCCCcccttttaaagaaaattaaacaaatagaaaacacTTTTTCTCACATAACTTTAGGCTTTGAATATATGAAGTCAAAATATGCTAAAGATAAATCAAAAGGTTGGCCAACTGAGTGACTGAGGCATTTCGGTGGCATAATTCTAAAATATGGGGAGactaattttttacttttccatCAAATATTTGCATAGTAAGTTTTAATATCTAGAGGAAAATAGTAAATGGGTAAATTAAATATATCATAAGTAGAATGATTTCATAAATTCCAATAATTTCTTTATAATTGTTAATTTTTCTTAGAATATTAAGAGAGAAATTCTAAAAGCTATAGCCAGCAATGACTTCTTTCCTTTtaagaggagaaataattttggTCAAGACTCTTGAAACCTAAGAGAGAAACATGAAAGTATCTAATGTCATAGGATCTTGGAATATGGATAGGGAGACATTACTCTGTCAAACTAAGCCCATCTTTCTTATGTGGTTTCTTTAAAACAATTTCCTAAAAATATCCATATTGGAGACCTTCAGAAAAGGactttaaataagattttatttatatattttatttattttttatttattttatatattttatttatagccCATTCAAAAACTAATGGATTAAAGCAAATAGTCAAGTGATTGAAGGTTGAATATATTAGGTAAGTTATTTGAATATATTAggtaatattaattaatatattaattaattaattaatatattaggTAAGTTATTTGAAAGCTAAACTCCATTTTGGAAGCAGAactgttttctttcattatttagaGAGCCCATATACAGATTTGGTGAATCTTTCTTTCTGTGGCAGAATGCATTTTGGCACTTAAATTCATCTTGCTTAGGCAAGATCACTCACAAGTGAAACTTGTAGGCATTTTAGAGGAGCATTTCTATATCTCAAAGAACAAAGATAAAACAGACGGTAGATCACATTTAATCTTCCCTATAGTTCTACCGAGTAtgtgctatttttatccccacTTTATAGACAAGGGGAAATAAGATTCAGATGGTTCAGGAATTTGCTCATGATCACAGAGATAGTGAAAAGAGGAGGCAGCAGATCATTCCTGTCACTACTATAGCTGCCTTCATTCTCTATTGCCCACCTGAACATTGGTAATTTGTGTGAACTAATAAATACATGTTCCTAAGCTCTATATACCTAAAACCTACTGAGTGTTTTTcactataatatttcatttattttctatctttctcttcccttccctggcTCCCTCTCCCTAGCTCCATCTCTGTTTTCCGGTCtcagtgtctgtctgtctgtctgtctgtctgtctgtctctttctctctctctctctgtttttcttttcctccttccttcatctCTAAGTCTCTCAAAATTCCCCAATTTTCCCTATCATGTAGATTTTTGGATTTCCCGATTATTTTATCCCATCCTAAATAACTTGTACTTCATTTAAAGgtatatttcctttcattttatttccaagcAATACAGAGAGTAAATACTTATGGTTATATAACCTTCCTTAGAACAAAAATTATTGCTTATATTTATTTCAGGTCAAATAACATTTGTGCATTGTGCCTTTATAATCCATAAATATATTCCTCAGAAGCAACACTGGATTCTGAACACTTTCCAGGTTTTCTCTATGCTTCTCTAACCTGGAAGAGTCCTGGTTCTATAGTCAGGATGAATTGAGTTCAAGtttagtctcagatacttctttctaactgggcatgtcacttaacctgtctataatgaggataatattaCCTGTTTCACAGTCTTCTTCTGAGCATCAAGCTTGAAActattgtaaagcacttagtatagggtctgtcaaatagtgaatgtttaaaaatgcttgttcccccttctttgttttatataattgggTTCAGTTTgggattttacaaatgagaaaactggaaagggatAAAGGAAGAGTATTGTTTAAGGGGAGTGAATTTATAGCTAATGCAGATATGTTTCTTTAATGCTATTTAGTCTGAAATAAATACATATGATGATTATGTGTGGCATGATGGGCTAGTTGACAATGCAAATTCTTCCTCCTGCTAAGTAGCACTACAGTGACTGGGACAGAACATGTAGAGTTGAGTTCTAGTTTGCTCTTAAATAGTTGTGTGACTCCAGATAAGTCACTATACCtcattaagcctcagtttccccatctaggaaatagggataataatactagCCCTTCTTCAGAAGATTGTgaaaaagttctttgtaaactttaaaaacagAGTGTCCCAAATGTTAGtgtcatttaaagaaaatattttggacACCCTGTATTTtactaaaatgaggataattcttGTTTTTATCAGAAATAGCTCAATTGTTCTTTgctcatataaaaatatttgtgtgGTAGCCTCAGTAGCTTCCTAGGTTCTTTGGACTGATAATTAAGCATTAGTTTCTACAAGATAGTGAATTCCTCAAAGGGAGACTTAGTAAATGGTCTTTTCCACAGGTCAGGAGCTATTAAGATAGCATCAAAGTCAGCTTTAGCAAAGTGACCCAGAGTGGCAGTAAAGCCCCTGGCAGAAGGAAAAGTCACTAATTTCTTCTACCATGATCAGTTCTTAGGCACTGGAGGCAAGACAATGCTGGTTCCCCATGAGACAGCGATCAGGTCCATCAAATTAATTCCTTAACAAACCAACAGACTTTGGGGCTGGCTAATCTTATTTCCCCTAATATCCTTGCCTCACAGGAACATTGTATAGTTTATTGGGATTTTTGGGTTGATAGGCCATGGATAATTGAAGATAACAACAAAAGCAGTTTGCAAACAACAGCCCTGTTAATAaaccctaggaagtaggtgttattattcccctcattttaaagataaggaagctgaggcaaagtttaagtgacttgctcagactCACAGTTtaatttctgaggctgaatttaactCATCTTTCTGATATTCTATCCATTCTATCACCTAGCTCTTTTCTGTAGCACTTGATACCCAGGCCAGTGGGCCCATTGTTGTCTTTAGTGACCACAAAAAGCTTGAATTTGTTATGGTGGTCACATCTAGTCTGTTTCTAAATAGGCATTATTTAAAGAACCTCATCTTCTCTGAGTCACTCCAGTGCCACTCAGCAGGATGAAGAATTTTCATTCAGCCCTAGGAAAAAGCCAATGATCCCAGGCttcatgacaaaagaaaaaaagaaaactctcttCCAAGGACTTGATCCTCATGACCTTGTCTAGGCAGCTATGTAGTAGTAGTTCCCAATTCTGGAACAAACCAATGCAGAATTCCACATATGTGCCAGTTCTCCTTTATTCCAGAAGCAGATGTACACCATCTTCCATGTGGGTGATACCATTTTAGATCAATATAAGCATATGCAAACCCCACATCATACATGTATAAACCTATCTTTGATAAAATCAgtagttttttcaatttttttataatagtCATCCCAGTTCACAGTGACATAATTGTctgaaaaatattagagaatacataatctttctttttactttttgatttCCAAAGCATTTGAGCTAGAAGAGCAAAAAGTAATGCAAAGGTTTTCTctaaaaaaagtatttctcaTAATTTGTTATGATTATACAAGATTCCTTGAAAAAGTCACAGAAATTCATTAAACAGTTGTATGTTTGTAACTAGCAATGAGACAATATATAGGAAGCTGTCATTGAGGAAATAGCACATTAAGAATGGGAGTGAGATgctcaggggttcttaatctggggtcacAGGTCAAAGGATACATTTCAGGGGGGGGGGTTATGTGAATGTGGATGGGGAAAAAACTTACATCTTTATTTCAGGATATTTAGTTTTTTGTAACCTTGTGCATTTTAGTTTATGCCTTTACatgcattattctgagaaggggttcttAGGTATCAATACACTTCCAAAGGAGCCCATGGTCCAGAAAAGATTAAGAGCATTTGGTATAGATAATGAGATAGTCCAAGTAATTTTTGCTAGTGGATGACATtgcatttttccctttcaaataCTGCTGGTTCTTCTCAAAACCCATAGTAACTGAAAGAGAAGTCTAATAATCCATTCAGGAAAAACCAAGTGAAAGGTAACTAGATGTGCTGGATGTGGgtggaggaaagagggagggagttAATCCACAAATAAGTATATTGGAAAGTTATGGTAGATGTACAGTGAGTTGCTGGGCTCAGAAGGCCCAAGTCCAGACAATTTCAGAAATTGAGAAGTGCTAATAGTGATACTGTTAACCTTTATAGCCAAAGCCCATATTTCTAACATATCTCTGACCATAGATGACTTAAAAGGTCTATTAAAAGAATCGTGGTTGATTGAAGTAGAAGTAGACCATGACATATTTTTGATGATGCCTTCTCCCTAAGAATCAACATAAAAGACATTATTAAGGACTTGTATATATAGAAAAGGAGGGCAAGTCCTCAGTAAAGCTGAGGGATATTGCTATGATATATTTAAAGATACAGAGGAGCATCTCCAACATGTCACTTAGATATTTTTCTTAGAATGTGGAGCAAGTAAATACAATAAAGGCAAATTGCAAAATATATATTCTGAGCAAGATCAATTTATTATCAGTGATGTGTACAAATGTTAACAAAGTAGGTCAGATTAGCCCCCTCATTAAATGACCCAATGACCAATTGAGGAGGGACCCTCTTTATTGACATGTGAAAGGATGGGGTATGGATAGTTGGGGGACATTCTAATAGGCTAAACTGGGGAAAATTGATTGGCATTCAGGTGTGGCTAATCATGCCCCTCTAACAAATAAGGGATGTTACTTGTTTTATGGGACTCATCTGCCTCTTGTTGATCTTTGTTAGGAGATAATAACCATCAGGTTATTGTCTTGTTGGGGGAGATCAAACCACCCCTAATTGCCAAGAACAGATAAGGACAGATGACTTGTCTTTAGAGGAGATGGTACCAAGTTAAGCTGATTGAGGCTCAGAAACAACAAGCACATGTCAGAGGGAATAGTTACCTGAGTGACAATAACATTACCTTTCAACCACACCTTTAAACTAGCTTGAAGGGAAAACTGAAACTGAGCAAATACTAACTCAATTATAATAATCAATACAATATAAAATCAATTACATTGTAAAATCCATACAGTAGAAATcagttaatattaatttttatattttcacaaATTTATGAGGGGAAGGGGACAAGAATTacataaaatgaagagatattaCTGAGTTACAAACTTGCACTGGTGGAGGGAATACCTATATTGATAAAAATCACAAATCTAATTAAGAATTCTGGTAAAAGGATACAGACTGAAGCCGGAAAAGAAGGAATGTGAGACAGATCAATTGGAAGGATGTTACAATAATATAGGTGAAAATGGTATGAATAGAGATGCTTACAGTCGAAATAGAAATGGAGTAAacattgtaaaaggaaaaaagtattggTCTTAGTGGCTGAATTTGGGGAAGAAGGGGGCACTTAAATAATAATGCCCATTTTTAATACTGGGGAACTAGGTGAACAACAGCTGCTATTTTCAAAGGATATACTCATGAAAGGAAACTAATGATACCCAAAAGTCTTTATGAAAATTTTGCATTGTATTTGGAGTGCACCCAAATTACACATAGCCCAATTTTAATTGTTACAACTGGGTATGCTTTGGCTTATTTGATGATTAACCACAATGCCTACTAGAAAATTTTGTCTTTATTCATTAGGGAATGTGTTAGTGGTGCAGAGGGACTTTAAATATTGCTTCCACAAATAGATTTAGAAACCTAAAGAAATAAATACCATTTCCCTCAGATTTGTTATTAACACTGAGGATTCATATAAAAACAATCACTGCCTCTTGGCATCTTAATTCCTGTGTGTTCACCATTTCCAAAGGAAAGATAACCTTTATTTTAAGACTCCAAAATACCTTTAAAGGACATTGGAAAGCATacaacaattaaacaaaaaatcCCCCTGTTTACATAGAAGATGTATTGATCTGCAAAGCCACAATTTCCAATTATATCTATGTAACAACAAAACATCTGGATTAAAACAGGGAAGCCTGAATGACCCCTAAAGGATCCAAATGATTGTTGGGAATTCTCGTTTTCAGCCAGAAGTTTTCATATCATGAAGCAGAGACTGGGGGGAGAGTGGATTGgagatattttgatattttgattaactagaaggaataaaaaggaagtgggaaaatttaaataatatggaaacaatgaTCTCATCATTTCAAAGTTAATTTCACAATTTGCACATTTTTCCTTGGCAAATATCTAGAAGGACAAGTAAACTTTGAGAGTTGTCATCAATCTTTGCCATGAATCCTGAAACtcatgaaaatattatatttctctaatttcttaaaataatgagaATATAGGGCCTCTCAATGACATCTGCTTAGTTTTCCTGCAACCAGACTAAACAACTCTAATGAATTCTATATCAAGCTCTCTTACATGGAAATCTCTAGGGAAGGAAATCTTCAGCCTTCCCAAACCATACTTTCCAAAGTTTGATCACTCCTAGGTTAAGGTGTCATAGCAGAAGGCAAATGGAGAATATTgattatttagtaattttttaaaaaaatcatataaatatttcatttgttttccatttacatacaatggtagtttctaccaattattttttttgcaagattttgaattttacaattttttctccctccctcctttcccccaatAGAAGGTACTCTGATACAgtcttttcatttgtttccatgatatacatagatccaaattgaatgtgttgaaagaaaaaaacagatccaaaagaaagaaaacattagagatagcaaaattatataatacatatgacaatttttaaaaattaaaaataataatctttggtcttcatttaaactctacaattcctactctggatatagatggtattgtCTATCATGGATTCCCTAAAATTATCCCTATCATTGCACTAATGGAGCAAGcaactccatcaaggttgatcatcaccccatgttattgttagtaagtacaatgttcttctggttctgctcatctcattcagcatccattcatacaagtctttccaggcttttctgaaatcctgcccctcatgatttcttatagaacactagtatttcatcacatatatatatataccacaatttattcagtcattccccaattgaagggcatcccctcagtttccagttttttaccactacaaaaaaaaagagctgctatgaatatttttgtacatgtgggtttttatcccttttcctgatctcttcaggataaagactcagtagtggtattgctgaatcaaaaggtttGCACGTTTTTATTGCCTTTgtgcatagtttcaaattgccctccagaaaagttggatcagttcatggctccaccaacaatgcattagtgtcccagatttcccacatcccctccaacactgatcattatcctttctgatcatattggccaatctgagaggtcaATCTGAGAtgccagagatgctttaatttgtatttctctaatcaataatgatttagaacagtttttcatatgactttagtttttatttcctcatctgagaattgcctttgcagATTATTTAGTAATTTGAAATATAATAGATATCTATAGCACCTCCTCCATTATCATTGATACACTTTGAAGATTTGAAGGTATATTCTGAATGCTTACAAAGCCATTTTAATAGAAAATCTTTAGTAAATCACCTTCTGTTTTTGAACTACAAACAATTACCCTGTCTAGtaagtcttttatttttcagaactaAAACAGCTTAGTTAGGATAAGCTGGAGAACACACAGAGAAAGGTAACCATCATGGCAATGAACTTTGAATCCATGCCACACATATTAGCATGTGAGTATGAGTATGCTTAACCCAGAGAATAAAAGACTTAGGATGAGTATCCAAATATCTTGTAAGTTTTCAtttaattgttcagtcatttttagtcatgtccaactcttcatgacctcatttggggtcttcttggcaaagatactaaaatggtttttaattttcttcttcagctcattttatggatgtggaaaatgaaacaaacataGTTAAATGACTaacttaggatcacacagcttgtaaatgtctgaggtcagatttgaactcaggaagatgagagtcttcctgatccagatccagcactctatccattctgTTCGACCCAGAAATCAGAACTTGCAATGAGTTAAAGTGGAAGAGACGTTTGTTTAGATCTGATGTCAAGAGGCAAATTCTTAATAATAAGTGTTGTTTGAAAGTGCAATGAACTGTTTTGGGAGCTTGAGGTATTTCTTTTGACCAGAGGTCTTCAAAGGAAAGCTGGAAAACTACTTGTAAGGTATATTACAGAGAAGATAACTTTGGGATATGATTTTGACTAGGTCATTCTTGAAatactttccagctctaaatttctgtgattctgttaGCCCTCAAAGGAAAACgcattcaatttaattcattaaaCAATTTCTGAATGTACAATCTATAATTGGCTCATGGAACCAGGCTAACTAACtgggatagaaagacaaatatcaaAATGCTTCCTATTCCCAAGAATTCTTCTAATAGCTAATCATTCTTCTAATAGggtatattttacatttttaaaaaagtattactATCCTTTGACATGTCTGTGTTATGCAAGTTTTCTACAACTATGCTTATTGGACTTGTTCCCAAGTAGTCACATTAAGCACTGAAATAAATACCATTGTGAGGCTCTGGACAGAGTAGAATGTGATGTATTTAAGACTTTCATCAGGAATCAAGTGTAGActtttaacatttgtttaaatTTTCCCTTGACTAATCTGGTCTAAGCAAAGCAGCTATGCCAATTTTCatgcctcacttttttttttaagtttttgctaggcaatggggttaagtggcttgaccaaggccacacagctaggtaattattattaagtgtctgaggccagatttgaactcagatactcctgactccagggccagtgctttatccattgtgcaacctagctgccccccatttaaagattaaaatttaaaaaatataaatgaaagcatATTGTAAAAGTCCAGGCTCATGAATTTGTACATTATTTAGTAAGCACTAAAGAGTTATtgaaggattttgaaaaaaaaaaaagatcagataaACTAACCTATTAGAGCATTTATCTTtgtgaaattaataataattgacataTATGTTTCATATTTGCAAAGTGTTAAAGACACAGGTATAGACATAGTCATATACAAATCATACACAGACATAGAAAACTATATAGACATAGAAATAAATTATACATAGACAACATGAATAGggcataaagataaaaaaaataatatgaaatgtaGAAAGATACATTCTAGCTTTTCAAGTGATACCTTGCATAAATACTAGCATTTTTAGAGATGGCTAATGGTCATATTTTAATCAGAATTGAACTCTTTTCAATTTAATCAGAATTGAGCTttttatgcctttttttaaaaaatatttattttgaattttacaattttccccctaatctcacttccctcctcccaccccccacagaaggtagtctgttagtctttacattgtttccatggtatacattgatctaaattgaatgtgatgaaagagagatcatatccttgaggaaaaaaattaggaaaagtatGAGATATcaaaactacataataagatgattttttttattaaagataatagtctttgacctttgttcaaattccacaattctttctctggatacagatagtattctccattgtagttatcccaaaattgtgtctgattgttacactgatggaattagcaaatccattaagagtgatcatcacccccatgttgccgttagggtatataatgttctggttctgctcatctcgcttagcatcagttcatgaaaatccctccaggcttccttgaattcccatccctcctgtttctaatagtacaataatgttccatcacatacatataccacaatttattaagccattcctcaattgatgaacattcacttgatttccaattctttgccaccacaaacagggttgctatgaatatttttgtacaggtgattattttaccctttttcataatctcttcagggtataaacccagtagtggtattgctggatcaaagggtatgtacatttttgttgccctttgggcaaagcaaatggggttaagtggtttgcccaaggtcacacagctaggtaattattaagtgtctaagaccggatttgaactcaggtactcctgactccagggctggtactctatccactgctccacctagctgcccccaaagtgaactcttttaaaaatgttttcatgaaaAGTATTCCTGGGTTTTCCTACAACTTGCATATATTCTTTTAAGTCAAATATCAATGAAGTATGCTTTCTCCAAGTTTATATAACTAATTTTCCCCTACATAATGGGGGACAGAGGCTGCTCTATGAATACTCAACTAGATCAGTCagttagtaaataaatatttgttatctgAGTGCAGCTAGATGGTAGATGGTGCAGATAGAATATTGATCCTGAAGTCAacaggacctgagtttgaatttgacctgagacacttggtacttattagctgtgtgactttgggcaagtcacttaaccctgattgccttgcattcagggtcatctctagttgtcctgcttcatatctggccactggacccagctggctctggaggagaaagtgaggctggtgacttagcacaacatccccctcactcaaatctaattcacatgcttgtcatagcatttcctcccttatgtcatgatcttctgaaacaaaggaaaaacatttattgaaagaAGCACAAAGGTAATCCCTACCCTTGAGAAGCCTAAaatttaatgaggaaaaaaagcaaacaaataggTACAAACAAATTATGAACGGTGTAAATAGgaggtaattgaaaaaaaagaaaagcactaCAGGGAAGAGAGGTTGGAAGACTAACCAGAGAGAATGCTGTAACTTGGAGTCTGAATCTTCCTTCAGACACTAGCCaaggataaaatgaaaggatATTTGTGAAATGTTTTGCAACTCTtagaatactatataaatgttagctattattattcttaaataATTTACTTCACTTTAATTTCTCAGTTCTTATAAGCAGGTTCTAAAAGGgttgatattcttttttatttttttggttttagcaaggcaatggagttaagtgaattgcccaaggtcaaatagtcagtaagaatcaagtgtctgaggtcaaatttgaactcaggtcctcctgactccaggggtggtgctctatccactgtaccacctaggtgcctcaGGGCTgatattcttaaaaatatatttggttttttgtttgtttgttttttactttttgcaaggcaatggggttaagtggcttgcccaaggccacatggctaggtaattattaagtgtctggggtcaaatttgaactcaggtactcctgactccaaggccagtgctctattcactgcgccacctagccgccccctaaaaatatatttgttaaagAAGATGAGTTGACACTTAAACCATTCTAATTAAAGTATATGCATTATTGAGTagaattttatttcatgcatGAGTATTCCTTTTCACCACTTTTGATGAATGCAtcttttatttaatatctctTATTTTAATAGCAGGTACAGTGCAGACATGGCAGAGGAGAACAAGACATTGGTGACAGAGTTTGTTCTAACTGGACTTACAGATCTCCCTGAACTTCGGATACCTCTCTTCTTGGTGTTCTTAGTGATCTACCTCACAACCATAGTTGGGAATATTGTACTGATTGTACTTGTTTGGATGGACTCTCACCTTCACATACCCATGTACATATTGCTCAGTAGTTTAGCTTTTTCAGATGCATTGACTTCCTCTTTAGTGACTCCTAAGATGGTGGTGAATTTCTtaactaaagagaaaattatatcCCTTTTGGAATGCATggcccaattttatttttttggtgccAGTACAACTACAGAATGTTTCCTGTTGGCAGTGATGGCATATGACCGATATGCAGCTATATGCAACCCACTCATTTATCTAGTGAGGATGTCCAATAGATTGTGTGGGCAGCTAGTGATTACTTCAAATGTAGTTGGCTTTCTTCATGCAATGATTCATGTGGGTTTGTTATTCAGATTAACCTTCTGCAAGTCATCAAGAATACATTATTTCTATTGtgaaattttacaattatttaaaatttcctgTTCTGATTCATCTGTTAACACACTggtggttttcattttttctgcctTTATTCAGACTTTCACTTTTACAGTTATCATATTCTCTTATACCCATGTCTTCTCAGCTATCCTGAGGATTAAATCTGAAAAGGGAAGGAGCAAAGCCTTCTCAACATGCAGTGCCCATCTGCTCTCTGTCTCCTTATTCTATGgaactctttttttaatgtatgttCACCCTGGGTCTGGCACTACTAAAGATCAGGATATAATGTATTCCTTGTTTTACACTATCATAATCCCCCTGTTAAACCCATTTGTCTATAGCCTGAGAAACAAAGAGGTCATTAGTTCCCTGagaaaagtaataaagaaatagATGTTTCTTAAGTGTGCtcccaaattcttcatttttcaatttttgtataaacaaaTTACAAGATCAATCCCCTGCAtggtcatttttaattttttcaggtATTTTCACATTTACCTACCAACATGCTGAAATTTCCTCTAACTTAAAAGATGcaacttttgttctttttcctttcttgggTTTTTATTCCATCTTTGTTCTTCCTTTCACTGATAAACTTctcaaaaaaattgcaaaaaactATAGATCCAAAGTGTCCAGTTCTTCACTTAGCTAAGCCTAGTTTTGTTCCTTATCAAtccatttgtgtatatgtgtgtatatctatatatctatatctatatatctatatatctatatacacaaaATGCAGCATAAATAGCTGGCGAAGTGATGAAGACCAGAATTGAAGCCCCACTCTTATTTATGCTGACTGTGTGATGATACAACAGTTGCTAATCTTATCAGTGGAGGAAGTTTCCTCATAGGGAATTCCTTATACCCATGAAATCCCAGATCTGGAAAAAAGCCACATCTGACTTTCTAAGCTAAACCATTTTATTTTCATCCCAGAAATGAAGGACATCTGCTGGAAACTACAAAATGAAAACTAGTCATTTCTCATTCCTGGCATTTGGCTCACATTCTTTCTTGCCCTCACTTAAGACCAGAATATATAGGTTTTTGTTGCTCAGATttttcatggccccatttgggctttttttttcctgggcaaagatactggtatggtttgttgtttcattctccagctcattttaaagatgaagaaactgaggcaaacaaggttaagtgacttgct from Macrotis lagotis isolate mMagLag1 chromosome 6, bilby.v1.9.chrom.fasta, whole genome shotgun sequence encodes:
- the LOC141492024 gene encoding olfactory receptor 5AC1-like; the encoded protein is MAEENKTLVTEFVLTGLTDLPELRIPLFLVFLVIYLTTIVGNIVLIVLVWMDSHLHIPMYILLSSLAFSDALTSSLVTPKMVVNFLTKEKIISLLECMAQFYFFGASTTTECFLLAVMAYDRYAAICNPLIYLVRMSNRLCGQLVITSNVVGFLHAMIHVGLLFRLTFCKSSRIHYFYCEILQLFKISCSDSSVNTLVVFIFSAFIQTFTFTVIIFSYTHVFSAILRIKSEKGRSKAFSTCSAHLLSVSLFYGTLFLMYVHPGSGTTKDQDIMYSLFYTIIIPLLNPFVYSLRNKEVISSLRKVIKK